One genomic segment of Vibrio mimicus includes these proteins:
- the pntA gene encoding Re/Si-specific NAD(P)(+) transhydrogenase subunit alpha: MQIGVPREQLVSETRVAASPSSVEQLIKLGFEVCIETKAGALASFDDAAYVAAGATLGSSEDVWACPLILKVNAPLDEEISLLKEGTTLVSFIWPAQNPALMEKLASKNINVLAMDAVPRISRAQALDALSSMANIAGYRAVVEAAHEFGRFFTGQITAAGKVPPAKVFVAGAGVAGLAAIGAAGSLGAIVRAFDVRPEVKEQVQSMGAEFLEVNFQETAGSGDGYAKEMSDDFNRKAAELYAAQAKDVDIIITTALIPGKPAPKLITKEMVDSMKAGSVIVDLAAANGGNCEYTVKDQVITTANGVKVIGYTDMVGRLPTQSSQLYATNLVNLLKLLCKEKDGNIDINFEDVVLRGVTVIKEGEVTWPAPPIQVSAQPQQKTKAQPVKAQKKEAEPTSPIKKLAGLAIGVGLFAWVASVAPAAFLGHFTVFVLACVVGYYVVWNVTHALHTPLMSVTNAISGIIVVGALLQIGQGSGIVTFLSFIAILIASINIFGGFTVTKRMLEMFRKN, from the coding sequence ATGCAAATTGGTGTACCAAGAGAACAACTCGTAAGTGAAACGCGAGTGGCTGCTTCACCGTCTTCGGTTGAACAGCTAATTAAATTAGGTTTTGAGGTCTGTATCGAAACAAAAGCCGGAGCGCTTGCGAGTTTCGATGATGCAGCTTATGTCGCTGCTGGAGCAACTTTGGGCTCAAGTGAAGACGTTTGGGCTTGTCCGCTTATCCTGAAAGTTAACGCCCCACTCGATGAAGAAATCTCTCTACTTAAAGAGGGTACAACACTGGTCAGCTTTATCTGGCCAGCGCAAAACCCTGCCTTGATGGAAAAGCTGGCGAGCAAAAACATCAACGTTTTAGCAATGGATGCGGTTCCTCGTATCTCTCGTGCACAAGCACTTGATGCACTGTCATCGATGGCAAATATTGCCGGTTATCGCGCTGTAGTTGAAGCAGCCCATGAATTTGGACGCTTCTTCACAGGTCAAATCACCGCAGCAGGTAAAGTACCTCCAGCAAAAGTGTTTGTTGCTGGGGCTGGTGTTGCTGGCTTGGCGGCAATCGGTGCTGCAGGCAGTTTAGGCGCGATTGTTCGTGCTTTTGACGTTCGTCCAGAAGTTAAAGAGCAAGTACAATCGATGGGGGCCGAGTTTTTGGAAGTTAACTTCCAAGAAACCGCTGGCTCAGGTGATGGCTATGCCAAAGAGATGTCTGATGATTTCAATCGCAAAGCTGCTGAACTTTATGCTGCCCAAGCGAAAGATGTAGACATCATAATTACTACCGCACTGATCCCAGGCAAACCTGCGCCAAAACTGATCACCAAAGAAATGGTGGACAGTATGAAAGCAGGCAGTGTGATTGTCGATCTCGCCGCTGCAAACGGTGGTAACTGTGAATACACAGTAAAAGATCAGGTGATTACTACGGCTAATGGCGTAAAAGTGATCGGCTATACTGATATGGTGGGGCGCCTACCAACACAATCTTCACAACTTTATGCCACTAACTTGGTCAACCTCCTCAAACTTCTGTGCAAAGAAAAAGATGGCAATATCGACATTAACTTTGAAGATGTAGTGCTTCGTGGTGTTACTGTCATTAAAGAAGGTGAAGTCACTTGGCCAGCGCCACCTATTCAGGTGTCAGCTCAACCTCAGCAAAAAACGAAAGCACAGCCAGTAAAAGCGCAGAAAAAAGAAGCAGAACCCACATCACCAATCAAAAAACTGGCGGGTTTAGCGATTGGTGTAGGTCTATTTGCGTGGGTTGCCTCTGTTGCACCAGCGGCTTTCCTTGGTCACTTCACAGTATTTGTACTCGCTTGTGTGGTTGGTTACTACGTAGTTTGGAACGTAACCCATGCATTGCACACACCCTTAATGTCAGTAACTAACGCAATCTCAGGCATTATTGTTGTAGGTGCATTGTTACAAATTGGGCAGGGCAGTGGCATTGTGACCTTTTTGTCTTTTATCGCTATTTTGATTGCAAGCATTAACATTTTTGGTGGTTTTACTGTCACCAAACGTATGCTTGAAATGTTCCGTAAGAACTAA
- the vxrA gene encoding sensor histidine kinase VxrA — protein sequence MLVKPNNPLIRALNLTLASLYFVIISNPVYADSLPERIDLFVSLFDSNSAKTSYDIRTIQNDFPTRLLTPDSMLPQTSVYPLKDIQLLYKLSQTCTGKLPLSPLITEPLVFTRTLCKGSSLSPRWFARSGLIHPGGGTYAFRYAEKYPAQFEKLLPYMHIQERPNAADGTLLYRLQNMTEDSITALISGASMFGSGNELWLRKGDIYYLFNEENWLTNANKAGLSYSLLSSDNTCFIQRGNICWDVEDHSDLLRTSMIILVMANIFLVLGWSAYRWNSKRQEMRSRMLILQILTHELRTPIASLSLTVEGFRREFEHLPESLYDEFRRLCEDSRRLRQLAEASKDYLQSDSKPLASDWVPSVEEWLQYKVEEEFSGAITLKLNQDVAAKLNVYWLGTCVDNLLRNAVKYGVAPVTLEVITQTNLVTFKVTDQGLLTHRDWRHLRKPFVSKSGLGLGLTIVESMVARMGGKMLLEGPPTTFILEIPCETDTASR from the coding sequence ATGCTAGTTAAACCAAATAATCCCTTGATAAGAGCGCTCAATTTAACGTTGGCAAGTTTGTACTTTGTCATCATATCCAACCCAGTTTATGCAGATTCGCTTCCTGAGCGTATCGATCTGTTTGTTTCGCTCTTTGACTCCAATTCTGCGAAGACCTCTTACGATATCCGAACTATACAGAATGATTTCCCAACACGTTTGTTGACCCCAGACAGCATGTTGCCACAAACATCCGTTTATCCACTGAAAGATATTCAATTGCTGTACAAGCTCTCACAAACTTGTACAGGAAAGCTTCCCCTTAGCCCATTAATTACCGAGCCATTGGTTTTCACGCGGACCTTATGCAAAGGTTCCAGCCTCTCGCCTCGCTGGTTTGCTCGTAGTGGTCTTATCCATCCTGGAGGGGGAACCTATGCGTTCCGTTATGCGGAAAAATATCCAGCTCAGTTTGAAAAACTGCTCCCGTATATGCATATACAAGAGCGCCCCAATGCAGCTGATGGAACCTTGTTGTATCGGTTACAAAATATGACTGAGGATTCGATTACAGCCTTGATCTCTGGTGCATCTATGTTTGGTTCTGGCAATGAATTATGGCTGAGAAAAGGGGATATTTATTACCTTTTCAATGAAGAAAACTGGTTAACCAATGCCAATAAGGCAGGGCTGAGCTATAGCCTTTTATCATCAGATAACACCTGTTTTATTCAACGAGGTAACATTTGCTGGGATGTAGAGGATCATTCCGATCTTTTGCGCACTAGCATGATCATTCTAGTCATGGCCAATATTTTCCTCGTTTTGGGATGGTCTGCGTATCGTTGGAATTCCAAACGGCAAGAAATGCGTAGCCGAATGCTAATTCTGCAAATCCTTACGCATGAGCTACGCACTCCTATTGCGAGTTTATCTTTAACTGTCGAAGGGTTTCGCCGAGAGTTTGAGCATTTGCCAGAATCTCTGTACGATGAGTTTCGACGTCTGTGTGAAGACTCACGACGTTTACGTCAACTCGCAGAGGCCAGCAAAGATTATTTACAGTCTGATAGTAAACCACTAGCCTCAGACTGGGTTCCTTCTGTGGAAGAGTGGTTACAATACAAAGTTGAAGAAGAGTTCAGTGGAGCCATCACTCTTAAACTCAATCAAGATGTCGCAGCCAAGCTAAATGTGTATTGGCTAGGAACTTGCGTGGATAATTTATTGCGTAATGCTGTCAAATACGGCGTAGCACCTGTCACTCTTGAAGTGATAACTCAAACTAACCTAGTCACTTTTAAAGTGACAGACCAAGGTTTATTAACTCATCGTGATTGGCGCCATTTACGCAAACCATTTGTGAGTAAAAGCGGTTTAGGCCTTGGTTTGACTATTGTCGAATCTATGGTGGCTCGTATGGGCGGCAAAATGTTGCTCGAAGGACCACCGACTACCTTTATTTTGGAGATACCTTGTGAAACAGACACTGCTTCTCGTTGA
- the pntB gene encoding Re/Si-specific NAD(P)(+) transhydrogenase subunit beta: MSAGLVQAAYIVAAVFFIMSLAGLSKQESARFGNYYGIAGMAIALLATIFSPSAQGIAWVLLAMVIGGGIGIHYAKKVEMTEMPELVAVLHSFVGMAAVLVGFNSYIDAPEAATHAEHVIHLVEVFLGIFIGAVTFTGSIVAFGKLRGIIKSTPLNLPHKHKLNLAALVVSGLLLIHFVNVDGSLFALIVMTLIAFAFGYHLVASIGGADMPVVVSMLNSYSGWAAAAAGFMLANDLLIVTGALVGSSGAILSYIMCKAMNRSFISVIAGGFGQEVVISSDEEQGEHRETTAEEVADMLKNSKSVIITPGYGMAVAQAQYPVYEITEKLRAQGVTVRFGIHPVAGRLPGHMNVLLAEAKVPYDIVLEMDEINEDFNETDTVLVIGANDTVNPAALEDPNSPIAGMPVLEVWNAKNVIVFKRSMNTGYAGVQNPLFFKENTMMLFGDAKESVDAIAKAL, from the coding sequence ATGTCTGCAGGATTGGTACAAGCAGCGTACATTGTTGCTGCTGTTTTTTTCATCATGAGTTTGGCTGGCTTATCTAAACAAGAATCAGCACGATTTGGTAACTACTATGGTATTGCTGGTATGGCGATTGCCTTACTGGCCACCATTTTTAGCCCAAGTGCACAGGGTATTGCGTGGGTGCTATTGGCTATGGTGATCGGTGGTGGTATCGGTATCCACTACGCAAAGAAAGTGGAAATGACCGAGATGCCAGAGTTGGTTGCGGTGTTACACAGCTTCGTGGGTATGGCGGCGGTATTGGTTGGTTTTAACAGCTACATCGATGCGCCAGAAGCTGCAACCCATGCTGAACACGTAATTCACTTGGTAGAAGTATTCTTGGGTATCTTTATCGGTGCCGTAACCTTTACTGGGTCGATTGTCGCGTTTGGAAAGCTGCGTGGTATCATCAAGTCAACACCATTAAATCTACCTCACAAGCACAAACTGAATTTGGCAGCTCTGGTTGTTTCAGGTTTACTACTCATCCATTTTGTCAACGTGGATGGTAGTTTATTTGCACTGATCGTGATGACCTTGATCGCTTTTGCCTTTGGTTACCACCTGGTAGCTTCAATTGGCGGTGCTGATATGCCAGTTGTTGTTTCAATGCTCAACTCTTATTCTGGATGGGCAGCGGCAGCAGCAGGTTTCATGTTAGCTAACGATCTACTGATTGTGACTGGTGCACTTGTTGGTTCATCAGGTGCGATTCTGTCTTACATCATGTGTAAAGCCATGAATCGTTCGTTTATCAGTGTAATCGCAGGTGGTTTTGGCCAAGAAGTTGTGATTAGCAGTGATGAAGAGCAGGGTGAACACCGTGAAACTACGGCGGAAGAAGTCGCTGACATGCTGAAAAATTCTAAGTCAGTTATCATCACTCCGGGATATGGTATGGCCGTCGCTCAGGCACAGTATCCGGTTTACGAAATTACAGAGAAACTGCGTGCGCAAGGCGTAACGGTTCGATTTGGTATTCACCCAGTAGCGGGACGTTTGCCTGGTCATATGAACGTATTGTTAGCTGAAGCGAAAGTGCCTTACGACATCGTATTGGAAATGGATGAAATCAATGAAGATTTCAATGAAACCGATACGGTATTAGTCATCGGAGCAAACGACACCGTAAATCCAGCTGCATTGGAAGATCCCAACAGCCCGATTGCAGGTATGCCAGTTCTTGAAGTATGGAATGCGAAGAACGTAATCGTATTCAAACGTTCCATGAATACGGGTTATGCTGGCGTTCAGAATCCGCTGTTCTTCAAAGAAAATACGATGATGTTATTTGGTGATGCAAAAGAAAGTGTCGATGCCATTGCTAAAGCGCTCTAA